The region CACAAGATCCGAAGGATGCAAACCCGTAGTGAGAATATCAAGATCCAAAAAGCCCGTAGCTCTACCTGTGATGAGTCTTTCTTCCTTCCTATGTTTTTCTATAATGTCTATTACCTTACTCGCCACCTCCCTTATGTGATGGTAATGACTTATCGTCTGTTTTTCAGATATTTCAAGCACGCGATGGGTAATCAAGTCAAGAAGTCTGTTAAAGTCAGGTTCTTCTTTTATACCCCTTAGTGTGTTAAAAGACAGATCCATTAAGCTCCTAAGTCCGGACTTTTCTTTTACGAGGTTTATAGCCTCTTGCAAAAGCGCTCCCTTTGCAGCTTCATCCACCAGAGCGTATATGAAAGACATATCTATCTTATCTTTGAGTCCATACCTGTTTATGTACTCTCTAAGAACAATATCATCCCAGTCTTTACCTTTGTCTTCCCACAGTTTGTATAATAGAGAGAAAAGCAATCTGTGATTATCTATGTAAAAGTCTTCCTCTCTCAGATACTCAAGAACCTGAGGAATGACCTCAGGGTCTAAGATCATGGCTCCAAGCACTGCCCTTTCAGCTAATTCATCGTAGGGAGGATCTATCTCAAAGTGTGTCATACGCTCTAATGCCTATAAAATATTTCTATGAGTTTAAAAGACAAGCTTATGGATTACGCACAGCTCATAAAGTTTGAACACACCATCTTTGCGCTTCCATTTGCTTTAGCTTCTCTGCTCTTGCTCTACGAATCCTTTCCAGGTTTTTGGAAGATCTTTTGGATAATAATAGCCTTGGTGAGTGCAAGAAGTGCCGGAATGGCTATTAACAGGTTCATAGACCTACCCATAGATGAGAAAAACCCCAGAACTAAAAACTGGGTACATGTCACAGGTAAGGTCAAAAGACATGAAATACTCGCTTTGATAATCATTTCCAGCACTATCTTTTTAATCTCCACACTCTTTATAAACCTTTATGCCTTTTTACTTTCTCCTCTGGTACTCTTCCTTCTTTGGATCTATCCTTACTCAAAGAGGTTTACGAACTTTCCTCATCTCATCCTTGGTGTGGTTTACTTTTTAATACCCTTAGGTGTGGATATTGCTCTTAATGAAAGGGTGTCCTTTCTGTCTATCCTTCTCGGTACAGCTATGGCTTTTTGGGTTGCAGGCTTTGACATTCTTTACTCACTTCAGGATTATGAGTTTGATAAGATTTATGGAGTAAAGTCTGTAGCTGTCAAACTTGGCATAAGTGGTGCCATAATCCTTTCAAGATTATTTCACCTCGTAACACTATCCTCTTTGATAGCTTTAGGATTCGTTTCTCAAAAACTTGGCTCATTTTACTTTTTGGGAATTTTGACGCTCGCCGGTTTTTTGTTTTACGAACACTCGCTTGTGAAGCCTTCAGATCTTTCTAAAATCAATAAAGCCTTCTTTACAATAAATGGGTATGTGAGCATAATCTTCCTTTTGATAGTGCTTGTTGATACTGTTTTCATTAAATAAAAAACCCCGCAGAGGGCGGGGCTGAACTTTTATGAGAGCTTAGAACTGGGTTTGAAGGGCAAGCGTCCAGTCGGTGTAATTCTTCTCGTTTGGAGCTTTATTTTTGAGACTTACAACGTCAGCACCAAGCTGGATTTTGGCATCTTGACCCTTTATGTAGTAGTTGAGGAATACACCTGTTCTGTCAGTGTCCCTATTTGCAGCACTCTTGTCATCTTGCTTTTCGTACCTTACAGCAAGAGCAGGTTTCCCTAAACCAACTACTTGATCGTAGAGAAGCTGAGCTTGCGCGTACCAAACTTTATTTTTCGTCTTTGCAGTGCCTATAGGCGTACCTGCGGGCATATCCTTGTTATCCTGATAGCCAAGCTGTAGGTTAGGAACTATGTCACCGAACTTTTGCTCCCACATAGCGTCAACGGTCCAGGCTTTTGCGGTACCGGAGTTTCCTGCACCATCATCCCACTTTTGGGAGTTGTAACCGAGACCTATGGTCAGGACGTTTTGCTTTCCGAGGTATGTATCTGCGAGGGTAAAGCCTTTTTCACCCTTAAAGCCAAGCATGGTGGGTGTAAACTGTATCCTTCCAGCAAAA is a window of Hydrogenobacter sp. DNA encoding:
- a CDS encoding UbiA-like polyprenyltransferase is translated as MSLKDKLMDYAQLIKFEHTIFALPFALASLLLLYESFPGFWKIFWIIIALVSARSAGMAINRFIDLPIDEKNPRTKNWVHVTGKVKRHEILALIIISSTIFLISTLFINLYAFLLSPLVLFLLWIYPYSKRFTNFPHLILGVVYFLIPLGVDIALNERVSFLSILLGTAMAFWVAGFDILYSLQDYEFDKIYGVKSVAVKLGISGAIILSRLFHLVTLSSLIALGFVSQKLGSFYFLGILTLAGFLFYEHSLVKPSDLSKINKAFFTINGYVSIIFLLIVLVDTVFIK